The following proteins come from a genomic window of Pyxidicoccus sp. MSG2:
- a CDS encoding LysM domain-containing protein gives MLLHQRLREGQREYLLLALHDPLPEGCQPLDAGRGWTLERRLRQLAQDESNLRTLSTLVQAHGPLGRHATRTAEDVVKQAATLLSFGHLRLALAPPPARYGAPAFPEEIPKQEPPVTPDEDVTLRLQVVDDASDGPISGIKLRILFADKTEKEVTTDADGNVNLEKVPRGNFDVLSLIDGATLSNSVAMVRTGGPWSGQKPAKTGTKSKANSERVLVKVTEHRVIDGETMDSVAEMYDLTADDLSQFNWETTDPAEVQQRLEISVGCTRKDEGGKFVFSRDDDPGILYVPRPVALSGLAVDQSHILRVKRARRPQPFSFSI, from the coding sequence ATGCTCCTTCATCAACGCCTGAGAGAAGGGCAGCGCGAGTACCTCCTGCTCGCACTGCATGACCCACTCCCCGAAGGCTGCCAGCCGCTGGATGCCGGCCGAGGGTGGACGCTGGAGCGCCGGCTGCGGCAGCTCGCACAGGACGAGTCAAACCTGAGGACGCTGAGCACGCTGGTGCAGGCGCACGGCCCCCTGGGCCGGCATGCGACGCGCACGGCGGAGGACGTAGTGAAGCAGGCGGCCACGCTGCTCTCCTTCGGCCACCTGCGGCTGGCCCTGGCGCCGCCGCCCGCGCGCTACGGCGCGCCCGCCTTCCCGGAGGAGATACCGAAGCAGGAGCCGCCCGTCACTCCCGACGAGGACGTGACGCTGCGCCTGCAGGTGGTGGACGACGCCTCCGACGGCCCCATCTCCGGCATCAAGCTGCGCATCCTGTTCGCGGACAAGACGGAGAAGGAAGTCACCACGGACGCCGACGGCAACGTCAACCTGGAGAAGGTGCCCAGGGGCAACTTCGATGTGCTGTCCCTCATCGACGGCGCGACGCTGAGCAACAGCGTGGCGATGGTCCGCACCGGCGGCCCGTGGTCCGGCCAGAAGCCCGCGAAGACGGGCACGAAGTCCAAGGCCAATTCGGAGCGCGTGCTGGTGAAGGTGACCGAGCACCGCGTCATCGACGGCGAGACGATGGACAGCGTTGCCGAGATGTATGACCTCACCGCGGATGACCTCTCCCAGTTCAATTGGGAGACGACGGACCCGGCCGAGGTTCAGCAGCGCCTGGAAATCTCGGTGGGCTGCACGCGCAAGGACGAGGGCGGCAAGTTCGTGTTCAGCCGCGACGACGACCCCGGCATCCTCTACGTGCCCCGCCCCGTGGCGCTGAGCGGGCTGGCGGTGGACCAGAGCCACATCCTCCGCGTGAAGCGCGCCCGCAGGCCGCAGCCCTTCAGCTTCTCCATCTGA